In Gopherus flavomarginatus isolate rGopFla2 chromosome 1, rGopFla2.mat.asm, whole genome shotgun sequence, a single genomic region encodes these proteins:
- the WBP2NL gene encoding postacrosomal sheath WW domain-binding protein isoform X2 gives MALNRNHSQGGGVIAPPGESVLKHCKDVELSFSDVSDKAEIFKGTKKGMVYLTPYRMIFVSKGKDPLMSFMMPFYLVKGCSVEQPVFAANYIKGVIQAEAGGGWEGQASFKMTFNSGGAIEFGQLMFRVATNASRGAPAQNTGYGYMPAFGGYTPAPGGYSPAPGGYAPQPANGPSPYVPPPMNGYGPAPQPMGYPYAPPPGMYPPPPDMNPLYMAPPPPYPGPPTAGPSAPTAPTAPTACMEPGMPGGSKAAEAASSAYYNPANPHNVYMPMEQPPPYAPPAEKKNN, from the exons ATGGCGCTGAACAGGAACCACTCGCAGGGCGGCGGGGTCATCGCCCCCCCCGGGGAGAG tGTTCTTAAGCATTGTAAAGATGTGGAGCTTTCCTTCAGTGATGTGTCTGACAAGGCTGAAATCTTCAAAGGCACCAAGAAGGGAATGGTATACCTCACCCCTTACAGG ATGATCTTTGTGTCTAAAGGCAAGGACCCCCTGATGTCCTTCATGATGCCATTCTACTTGGTGAAAGGGTGCTCCGTCGAGCAGCCTGTCTTCGCTGCCAATTACATCAAAGGCGtgatccaggctgaggcaggag ggggctgggaagggcaggCTTCCTTTAAAATGACCTTCAACAGCGGCGGAGCCATTGAGTTTGGACAATTGATGTTCAGGGTTGCCACTAATG CTTCCAGAGGGGCTCCTGCCCAGAATACTGGCTATGGCTATATGCCTGCCTTTGGGGGGTATACCCCTGCTCCAGGAGGTTATTCACCTGCACCAGGGGGCTATGCCCCTCAGCCAGCTAATGGACCTTCCCCTTACGTGCCCCCACCAATGAATGGATATGGACCAGCTCCACAACCCATGGGATACCCTTACGCACCACCTCCAG GCATGTACCCACCTCCTCCTGACATGAACCCCCTGTATatggctcctcctcccccctaccCCGGCCCTCCTACCGCAGGACCTtcagcccccacagctcccacagcCCCTACAGCCTGCATGGAGCCTGGAATGCCAG GTGGCAGTAAAGCAGCAGAAGCAGCTTCGAGTGCCTATTACAACCCAGCCAATCCCCACAATGTCTATATGCCTATG GAGCAGCCGCCTCCTTATGCACCTCCTGCTGAGAAAAAGAACAACTAA
- the WBP2NL gene encoding postacrosomal sheath WW domain-binding protein isoform X1 — MTWLLACQLTYVDCTSFRTVCYYASLMSVSSSSCSVLKHCKDVELSFSDVSDKAEIFKGTKKGMVYLTPYRMIFVSKGKDPLMSFMMPFYLVKGCSVEQPVFAANYIKGVIQAEAGGGWEGQASFKMTFNSGGAIEFGQLMFRVATNASRGAPAQNTGYGYMPAFGGYTPAPGGYSPAPGGYAPQPANGPSPYVPPPMNGYGPAPQPMGYPYAPPPGMYPPPPDMNPLYMAPPPPYPGPPTAGPSAPTAPTAPTACMEPGMPGGSKAAEAASSAYYNPANPHNVYMPMEQPPPYAPPAEKKNN, encoded by the exons ATGACCTGGCTCTTGGCATGCCAACTAACGTATGTTGATTGCACAAGCTTTAGGACTGTTTGTTACTATGCATCCCTGATGtctgtctcttcctcctcctgcagtGTTCTTAAGCATTGTAAAGATGTGGAGCTTTCCTTCAGTGATGTGTCTGACAAGGCTGAAATCTTCAAAGGCACCAAGAAGGGAATGGTATACCTCACCCCTTACAGG ATGATCTTTGTGTCTAAAGGCAAGGACCCCCTGATGTCCTTCATGATGCCATTCTACTTGGTGAAAGGGTGCTCCGTCGAGCAGCCTGTCTTCGCTGCCAATTACATCAAAGGCGtgatccaggctgaggcaggag ggggctgggaagggcaggCTTCCTTTAAAATGACCTTCAACAGCGGCGGAGCCATTGAGTTTGGACAATTGATGTTCAGGGTTGCCACTAATG CTTCCAGAGGGGCTCCTGCCCAGAATACTGGCTATGGCTATATGCCTGCCTTTGGGGGGTATACCCCTGCTCCAGGAGGTTATTCACCTGCACCAGGGGGCTATGCCCCTCAGCCAGCTAATGGACCTTCCCCTTACGTGCCCCCACCAATGAATGGATATGGACCAGCTCCACAACCCATGGGATACCCTTACGCACCACCTCCAG GCATGTACCCACCTCCTCCTGACATGAACCCCCTGTATatggctcctcctcccccctaccCCGGCCCTCCTACCGCAGGACCTtcagcccccacagctcccacagcCCCTACAGCCTGCATGGAGCCTGGAATGCCAG GTGGCAGTAAAGCAGCAGAAGCAGCTTCGAGTGCCTATTACAACCCAGCCAATCCCCACAATGTCTATATGCCTATG GAGCAGCCGCCTCCTTATGCACCTCCTGCTGAGAAAAAGAACAACTAA
- the NAGA gene encoding alpha-N-acetylgalactosaminidase yields MKLAASVSGLALVACALSLENGLMRVPPMGWLAWERFRCNTDCKTDPDNCISEKLFVDMIDRLADDGWKELGYVYVNIDDCWMAKKRDTTGKLIPDPERFPSGIKALADYAHFRGLKLGIYGDMGNYTCGGYPGTTLDRVEQDALTFAEWGMDMLKLDGCYSSEEEQAQGYPKMAMALNATGRPIAYSCSWPAYRGGLPPKVNYTLMADICNLWRNYGDIRDSWNSILSIVDWFSANQDVLQPVNGPGHWNDPDMLIIGNFGLSDEQSRSQMALWTVLAAPLFMSTDLRTLSRSSREILQNRLMIKINQDPLGIQGRRVLREKSRIEVFLRPLSHSASALVFLSRRTDMPYRYTTSLSKLNFSASAVYEAHDVYSGGIISGLKAGENFTVIVNPSGVVMWYLYPTMYLDQPLDFVRQRPQGKGFHPFAL; encoded by the exons ATGAAGTTGGCAGCCTCTGTCTCTGGCCTGGCCCTAGTGGCCTGTGCCCTGTCTCTGGAGAATGGACTCATGCGGGTGCCCCCGATGGGCTGGCTGGCGTGGGAGAGATTTCGCTGCAACACTGACTGCAAGACAGACCCTGACAACTGCATCAG CGAGAAGCTTTTCGTTGACATGATAGATCGTCTAGCTGACGATGGCTGGAAGGAGCTGGGCTACGTGTATGTGAACATAGATGATTGCTGGATGGCGAAGAAGCGGGACACAACGGGGAAACTGATCCCAGATCCTGAGCGTTTTCCCAGTGGGATCAAAGCCTTGGCAGATTAC GCGCACTTCCGGGGACTGAAGTTGGGCATCTATGGAGACATGGGCAATTACACATGCGGTGGCTACCCAGGAACCACGCTGGACCGGGTTGAACAGGATGCCCTGACCTTCGCAGAGTGGGGCATGGACATGCTGAAGCTGGATGGCTGCTACTCATCAGAAGAGGAGCAGGCCCAGG GCTACCCTAAAATGGCAATGGCCTTGAATGCAACAGGCCGCCCTATTGCCTATTCCTGTAGCTGGCCAGCCTATCGAGGAGGGCTTCCACCCAAG GTGAACTACACCCTCATGGCGGACATCTGTAACCTCTGGCGTAACTATGGTGACATTCGGGactcctggaacagcatcctttCCATCGTGGACTGGTTTTCAGCAAATCAGGATGTGCTGCAGCCAGTGAATGGCCCTGGCCACTGGAATGACCCAGACATG ctgatcATTGGAAACTTTGGCCTCAGTGATGAACAGTCCCGATCCCAGATGGCCTTATGGACGGTGCTGGCCGCCCCACTCTTCATGTCCACAGACCTCCGCACCCTCTCCCGCAGCTCCAGGGAGATTCTGCAGAACCGGCTGATGATCAAAATCAACCAGGACCCCTTGGGAATCCAGGGACGCAGAGTCCTTAGG GAGAAGTCTCGTATTGAGGTGTTCCTGCGCCCACTTTCCCACTCAGCCAGTGCCCTGGTCTTCCTCAGTCGGCGGACGGACATGCCGTACCGCTACACCACCTCCCTCAGCAAGCTCAACTTCTCCGCCAGCGCCGTGTACGAG GCACATGATGTGTACAGCGGCGGGATCATCAGCGGCCTGAAGGCTGGAGAGAACTTCACTGTCATTGTTAACCCCTCGGGCGTAGTCATGTGGTACCTCTATCCCACAATGTACCTGGATCAACCCTTGGACTTTGTCAGACAGCGCCCCCAGGGGAAGGGCTTCCACCCATTTGCACTGTGA